The Rhopalosiphum maidis isolate BTI-1 chromosome 4, ASM367621v3, whole genome shotgun sequence region tagtgtatacaaatCATAAACATCCCTCCTAATCGAAGATATAAGTTTATGATTTGACGACATACAGTCAACTCTAATTACAACTTTAAGCTagtaaaatcgttaaaaaggAATACCGTCAAAACTTTACAACTATACATAGATAAGTATACTCATTAGTAAAATCGTGCTTGAGGGATATATCCAACTTTATACAGTCGCCCGAGGTGGATAATTGATGGTGGGTGGATGCATGAacttatcaaaatatgttatacacaTAATCAATTAACAAGTAGACTGCAGCTCCAATGTATTTCGGTGGCGTGCGCAAAGTTTAATTAACTGCAGTAGTTGTAATTCATACATCAAACACCAATCACCTTACTAGACGCATCTAAATATgatgtatctatttaaaatggttAAGAAAGAAGAAATCCTGTTTGGAGGTTGGGTGGGGGGTTGCAGAatctacctttttttttaacaagctCTTTGCATAGTTTCTAGCGGgggatgtattattattcaaagacATGGCGAATATCCGGTTTTATTGACTGATGGCGATTACAATAAACGAGtagatattaaacattatacgtCATATCATCtaatatatgaaaacaataatattaagtttgttttactttgtaatacatttatgttaatattattaattttaatacatttagttaTGCACTATgaccaatattatatgtaaacattAATGTTCAGGCTTTTTTTTCGGGTGTGCGAGGTATCAAGCAAGCCATTTTGAAATTTCGCCAGGCcacataaaaatagatatactacatatatgtacattatcttgtttccaattattttcatacatcatGGATCGAATGAATGCATCAACATAACTCATAAgtagtaaaaatcaatttaaaaactaaaatacaataaaaatgtatagcacaatatttgtttataaccaATGTAGTTTaaagtcataaataataatcatgcaTTATTTCATCAGGGTGCAGTCCaattgaaactattttaaaagtaagggGTGCAACCACACACCctaacccccccccccaccaaaaaaaaatgatgcccttgattatatgttatatcgaTATAGGtagcatacatattatatttatcgtttttaaattaataataaaataaacgttactttcgttaaaataataatacatatatcggtataatttttaataatcaattaatccAGAATCAATAAATTTCGTTTCATGAATGTGACATAAAAcgatgcaataatattttttttctcgataattaataaaatatttcggaacatttttaaatgattatttataattaataaataatttaaataattttatcattaattttaaccagaaacaaattaaacaaatattagcaTAATCAATCatgagtttaataaattttccaCGACTTGAGAACTCGGTTGGAAATGCATCTGTATTGTAGCTCTAGTTGGTATGATAATCATTTCAGCTATCTGAAAAACAgacttttagaaaattaaacataactttttaatttataatattgcattttttaaatgaattatttttaattttttgaaaaatcagaagctaaagaattatttaaattagttatttctgaaatcaaatttaattgttaatattaaatgtgttatGTAACAATATCGGTcaagatttttttgtaatatgtattagatactgtttgattttttttaaaatttattttaaaaagattaaattaaaatggtctgtatattaaatataatagaaaatgcaTGATAAATGTTCTACAcataaggtatattatatatttggtcAATAAtctacgtaggtatataattcaCTATAATAAGTGATAGAACTGTGAAGAATGGAAATGACTTTTTCACACTTcatgaaatacaaaaatatttaacgaaaTGGTCATCGTGTAATTTTTTCTACAACGTAGTCATTCGTAATGTtcactgaaataaaaaatgttaccgaacacagttattattattacttataataacttataaacgtTAAGCAGTGTAGgtacataactattatattatattaacgaaatattaaatttaatatcatacacgATTTTAACATAGACACatttaagttgtatttatataaagagaagttaaataattaaacgtaataatatttaatatattatgtataacatacaatattaaaaaatatatacatacaaaaagcattattaaatacttaattaaaatagttaaaaaaaaataagcttatttagtatatagtaattggttttggtttttatttatttaagcagGTCAGTGGATTTTGACAATTGCTGTAACATTTCATGCTATCTTTAGTTTGATTTGACAAGCACTTTTACAAGAACAACTTAGGAGCCCCTGACTTGCTAATACAACTTGGACAGTTTCCCGTAAAGTTAATTCATTTCGTTTCAAAGCTTGTTCAgctgaaataaaatttgaagtgGCTTATTTCCAAGATAATTTAACCATTCATGATGAGTAAGTTGAGGTTTGTACTCTGTACATCTCATTGGGTATAGTCTGAAGgtcaattttaaacttataagtattgccgtcaataatttagaattcCGGAATTACAACattgttaatttgtaataaataacaaaaatgtatataatatatatgtataatatgcaattgcattcttgtcaaaattattatatttatcaatttttttttaatgtaatatataattacctgtaatattttttcggtGGCTTTTTTAAGCTAGTATTCTCTTATGTCTTATGTTCttcatgaatttttttaattttttttatacaaattacaaatattttgtgcaAATTCGGGTTTACACATTTTGcagtattttaaaagattttccTATTCTTGAATTTCCTCTTTCATATTTCACGAGGTTTAGAAAAACTAtttcaatttcattaaaaggcaaattttaataaaaagatcAATTACGCAAAGTTGATGTGATATACACAGATATAATCATTCATctgcagtaaaaataaaaagagacTAATTATCCCATAATATTTAGAAGCttcttcaaaaaataaaaatacttctaaaattatgtacgtttgatatttaaaaaaattaattctaggAGCTTGAATCTACTTAACATTTTTCCTATTTGAGTTGAGTTGCGttgctttatattatatatttatatatataatatacacattaattaattaggtaattttatgttattaactaataagtaaaccAGTGAATTTCGTGCTATTCACTAATGATAACTCCTATCGCACCagacaaaataaatgtctgtttctataaatttaaaatttttagttttgttttctatgtttttcttttcaaataaatttttaatagtgtaatttatttttaaagttaaaaataagttaataagcgttgaaatacaatttttaaaaattcactatattttttttttatctccgGGTGTAATATTATGGCTGtaaataagaaatacattaaatataaactgcattgccaataaaataacaaccgTTTATCTCAATTCtaggtacttttataaattagatatttggTTCAAATTCCTAATTCGATATATTTTCGAATgagaaaaattactatataaaataaatgcgttTAATATGAAGACGATTCAACTATTTATGATCAGAtgtgttatcaaaaaaattacggAGTAGTTAatctacaaatatattaacttacaAGAACATTTGGCGGCGTTGCCAAAGAACTAATTACGGCATTCGCGACGTCTTCTGCATCAAGTATATTGTGATCCACCgtagtttttaattctttgtGATATTTGATGAGATTTGTTAACATATCTGTAGCTGTTGGTCCTGGGCTAACGctctaaatattcaaatatttaaaacggtataattattgttattgttaatttattaaaacacgaTAGGTGATCGGCTATGAAATGAAATGGTATTtccaagttataatatataattaaaaaagtcaaaaacgGTGTAACCAAATCGATATCACTATTCcgaaattaagaataaaatatcatcaaaGAAAACACTATTCCTTCATACgtgaattagaaaaataatataatatacgtgtaggTTAACTCATGACAAAtcgtaaaacaaataaactataatgggtctattatatctatataacaataacattacgtcaagactaaatattttataaaaatgtgtccAACACGGTACTGTAGCTTGTATAATACCGatccgtatatattattaaatatttaaatagcagtaaattaatattacttagtaTAGATcggtaaatattgaatttgaatcaatgatattttatttttatggatataaattaaacatttttcaattaaaaacaatatagtttTGGATTGTTTCTTTTTTCACTATTCACTACTTGTTTTGATGTTTTATCATCGACGTTTATTCACCTTATTCAACCATCACTCGTCtttcgataaataaataaatagtttttctactaattattaaaattgtgcaTGATACTGccgtaaaatgtttttaaaaaaggtttctgattaacaataataattaaaaataaataaatgtacctatatacatataaatgtcataaaaaatttatataccccaccaataatttatctgaaaaatgttcgataaaactttgtttaatccctatttaatattatataatcataacgGCTGTTCCCATATTATTATCGCTGTAGACGCCAATTTACCtacgtttttatataacatcCACATGTCTACGTAtcactacaaaatattaattggcttaaatattttatgtatataatttatatttattcaaatttaaattcatgacataatacaatatataagtaaataatacctattccactaattttattttattaaagtaaccTTAGcaatacaatactattatatcataatatatagtaaactacgttttaattataacaattaataattataataaattgtgttctACTTTACCGaaactttgatttttgatcCAGTTAATTGTAATTCGTGTCGAAGTCCGTCACACAGTGCTGTGACTGCTTGCTTTGAAGCGTTATACATTTTGTGCGCAAAGTTCGGAGTTAAACTGTGACCGGAGATACTAAAAGTTGTGAATTATGTATAGcgtgtttcatttttatattagtaattaatttttttgaacaacattcaatataataatagattactTATTTACTTGAATGATGTGACcgtcgattttatttttcgtcatCGATTTGTAAGCTTCTCTCGAACACACACTCAACGCCATAACATTGACATTAAATATCTCTTGCCAATCCTTCAGTTTTCTATCTGTACCACAAGAGcgatacttaatatttaaagtcttATGAGAATTTCTAATTGCATTTCATATGCGAGTGTACTCACTTAAAAGGCTTGATACTTTCACCACTCccgtattgttaattaaaatactgggACCTCCTAATGTTGAATCTACCCACGAAAAAACGTTTTTCACATATTGCTCGTTAGTGACATCGCATACCTTTGTATAAATAGTTCCGTagtctttattatttaatgattcgGCTAGTTCCTTAAGAACAAATCAAATatcgaaatatatattataaactatatactattacacaatacacatttaataatataatagtgtaattgttttaaaaacgtaagcttttatgaaatattaatatattttcctaaaatataataaaaattcaaaaaaaataattttgaacataattttcatttaaaataaaacggaTTGGAAAAATAAACGCAAAATTTAGCCGAGGTATTCgctaattctaaatatttataagttatacataactcataaactgcAACTCGTTggaatatcaatttttatgtaaaaaaaattattctactttattatatgaaactaaaaatgtatgttatcgatcaaagaaaaaaaaacttaaaaatgttaacaataaagaatattaaaaatataattttttagaaaagtcTTGTTTatttcgattaaaaattagttaaaaaacatttgtctaaaaaaactaatagattttgaaataatgagaaGCTGGTGTTGCAACCTATTTGTTATGTCCAATACGATAggattaaactatttttattatttaatcaataagtGTCTGCATCGTCGATAGTTTACCTTTAGTTTGTTTTCTCTTCTGGCGAGCGCCACGACGTGCACGCCACTCTTCGCCAGCTTTACTACAATCGCCGCACCAATACCAGCACTGGCGCCAGTAACTATCGCCACCTTGCCACTCCACCGTTCCATCAAGctacttattgttattattatttttaaatattgtacttacttatatatgtatgcacTCATATGtcctgaaataataataaatgatatataaacgAATATCAGTATAGTTCCATGAGATAGATACACTGCAGACTGTAGACCTCACtgcagtttttatttaatgggcACTGGTTATGAAGACGATGGTCACATGCAACACTTTATTATCTACAACAATGTTATAATGGTTTActactaaaatagtaataataataataataatataatgtttcctAAATAGTGTGTCAAGAAATTTTAAAGGTATGCCTTGAAAACTTGAGAACAcattgttttgaataaatcttaaattatttaattttggcaAATAGAAATTGTCTATCGTGTGCtgcgatttataataaattaataagtaactaataataacgtgctacgattaaaaaatagtttgggAACCACTGAACCGCTGTACTACCTACTCATTTTCACCGCAAATAAAAGATTTACAGGTGGCGTAATGTCTGTAGTCGGGTTACTGTATAAAGAACATTTTAGGTACGGCGCCACCTAACCTAATGCGATTTCacgattttatcaaaactataaaattaaatatgagatGACCTTATAGAGCTCGTTTTGCGTTTTACGTTTCaccacaaatataatatgtattaaatgttttatatttgtgatatttacgattttatgataaattgttttttatcgcAAAcagaatcaaattaatttgtttttctgcATTTAATCGTTACTTGGCTCCACtttcaaaatcacaaaattaatCAATCTCTCGCATCGCAAATCGGCAATCGCATTCGGTGGGACCGTACCATTAGTCATGATCAACCGTGGTCATGATAAATATGCGATAAAATTGCGTACGTACAGTATACCTAGCTATGTACATATGTTatctatataacatattataggtaacgtataatattataatatattacactattatagtaatattatacgtatagtgattgcggtataatattataatatattacactattatagtaatattatacgtatagtgATTGcggtataatttttagatattaaacaGAGCGACGAATGAATTGATTTTCTAATGATGCgtgttttactgttttattcaaattaaaatattttttgtgtcaGTAATCTCATCACACTTGTTTCActgaaacagtaaaaatacttaaattatttttgaatgcgggttttttttttttcaaattggaTTCAGTTGATAAGGtgacattttgatattttggttGGGGTGGGTATAATCTccaaaacgtttaaaaattaacaaggaaaaacagaaaaacaaataaggaaatggaaatgtatttttttaaaaccatt contains the following coding sequences:
- the LOC113561249 gene encoding farnesol dehydrogenase-like isoform X2; translated protein: MERWSGKVAIVTGASAGIGAAIVVKLAKSGVHVVALARRENKLKELAESLNNKDYGTIYTKVCDVTNEQYVKNVFSWVDSTLGGPSILINNTGVVKVSSLLNRKLKDWQEIFNVNVMALSVCSREAYKSMTKNKIDGHIIQVNNISGHSLTPNFAHKMYNASKQAVTALCDGLRHELQLTGSKIKVSSVSPGPTATDMLTNLIKYHKELKTTVDHNILDAEDVANAVISSLATPPNVLIAEMIIIPTRATIQMHFQPSSQVVENLLNS
- the LOC113561249 gene encoding farnesol dehydrogenase-like isoform X1 → MERWSGKVAIVTGASAGIGAAIVVKLAKSGVHVVALARRENKLKELAESLNNKDYGTIYTKVCDVTNEQYVKNVFSWVDSTLGGPSILINNTGVVKVSSLLNRKLKDWQEIFNVNVMALSVCSREAYKSMTKNKIDGHIIQVNNISGHSLTPNFAHKMYNASKQAVTALCDGLRHELQLTGSKIKVSSVSPGPTATDMLTNLIKYHKELKTTVDHNILDAEDVANAVISSLATPPNVLSVFQIAEMIIIPTRATIQMHFQPSSQVVENLLNS
- the LOC113561249 gene encoding farnesol dehydrogenase-like isoform X3; this encodes MERWSGKVAIVTGASAGIGAAIVVKLAKSGVHVVALARRENKLKELAESLNNKDYGTIYTKVCDVTNEQYVKNVFSWVDSTLGGPSILINNTGVVKVSSLLNRKLKDWQEIFNVNVMALSVCSREAYKSMTKNKIDGHIIQVNNISGHSLTPNFAHKMYNASKQAVTALCDGLRHELQLTGSKIKVSSVSPGPTATDMLTNLIKYHKELKTTVDHNILDAEDVANAVISSLATPPNVLLNKL